GATGGTATTAAGAGTGATACTATAAAATTTTACAAGAAATCATCACTTGAGGAATCGTTTGAAGAGATTAGAAGTTTTCTATTTTCAATAGAAATACATAAAGATGAGTACAAGGAATTTAAAGATTTCTTTAAACATGAAATTTTTAAAAGTAGATGGTTTTCATTAAGAGTGTCAGAAAAAGAGACTAGGTTACCAGTAAGTATTATTCAAGATGTCAATGAGGATGTTGTTGAAAAAAAATATATTGTCTCTATAAAACAAATTAATAATCGAAATAATATTAATAAAGTTCTAAGTAAATATTTTTCTTGGAATAATTTTGAAAAATCCAATAAGGAAGAAATATTCAACATATTAAATTCTATGTATGAGAAAAAAAATCATTTTAATCATAAGTTAAATGTATATAATGTAGGACAAGGTAGTTTGACAGCTGTAACAACTCAAGATAATATTCCTATTTTTTATTTTGATTTAGGTGGAGGCTTTGCTTGGAATACCAAAACATATCCAGTCACGTTGGATTTATGTTTCACTTTTGTAAAAACTATTATAATTTCTCATTGGGATGGAGACCATTTAGAGACAGCTAGACGATATCTCGCAAAAAATTCAACACAGTTGAAAGATATTAATTGGATTACTCCGGAACAAAATATAACACCATTATATTTTAAGCTTGCTGCTAAAATGAGAGCAACAGGTAGACTCATTTTATGGCCAAAAACTCTGCATGGCAATGTTAAAACTTGGTTTGGTGAATTAATAAAATGCACAGGATCAGATAAGAATCATTCAGGTCTAGCATTAATTGTTGACTCTCCTAACAATTCTATAAAAAAGGTTTTAAATCCAGCTGATGCAGCATATAAATATATACCTTCAATCAAAAAAAATCAGTTTGATGGATTGTTGGCGACTCATCATGGAGCAAACTTTGATGACAACAACTCTCCTATTCCTCTATGTTCAAATGGAAATATTGTATATTCTCATGCTACGACGAAATACGGACATCCCAAGCCTAGTGCTATATTAGCTCATGATAACTGGAATTGGAACAACAAATTATTTACTCCCAATAATCACATTTCTTTTGTAACAACAAATAATAATTTGGATGTAGGTTGTGGAGGTTATTCTTGTAGTTTAAAAATACATCAAACATTTTAATTTCAATAGCAAAAAAAAACATAATGATTTACAGTAAATTCAAAGAAGTAAAAAATGATTTAATAAATTATGTTGATAATAATCAGTTAAAATTTATCTCTAGTACAACAGTGGGATTAAAATACCTTTGGCTTACAGATCTTGAAGGATATTTTGATGATTCGATTGTTCATTTTGAAGTAATAATTGAGAAAGGCATTATTTCGGTGGATGTACATTTTGAAAATAAACATTATAATCAAGAATTATTTAATTTGTTGAAACAAAATCTACCCGCTAATATTTCAGTAAAGAAATGGCAGGGTAAAGCAATTACTCATAACAGAAAATTTGATATAAGCACAGACATTGAAGTCGTAGACATTATAAAATGTTTAACTGAATTGTACGAGTTTACCTACCCACTTCTTATTAACAGGCTTAAAGAAATATTTCAACAATTAAAAGACCATATCGATATGGAAGATAAAATAAAACTACTTCAATACAAAAAACAAATCATCTTACAAGGTCCACCAGGAACTGGTAAAACCAGAGAAGCAAAACTGATAGCAAATAAGATTTTACTAAATGAGCTAAATAGAAATAGCTATTTTGGTAATAATTTGGTTAAAGATGAGACTGTTTTTTCAATAGCTAAAAATGCAAAATATACAGTAAAAAATATATCAGAAAATAATATCGAGTTAGAAGGTAAAGATATACAAGATAAAAAAATTACGAAAAGTAAAATCATTGATTTCGTTAAAGCACAAAATTGGGATGCAGTATCTAATGGTAATGATAGAGGAGCACAAGCAGTTGCATACCATCTCTATCAGAAGTTTCTAGAAAATCAATTTAAAATAATACAGTTTCATCCAAGCTACACTTACGATGATTTTGTAAGAGGTATTGTTGCTAAACCTGACGAAGAAGGAAATGGATTAGTTTACGATGCAGAAAATAAAATACTTGCCAAATTTGCAAAAGAAGCGTTGATAAATTTTTATAGAAGTTCTGATCACACAAACAGTAATAGTATTGATATCTGGATTGACAAAAGTTTTGAAGATTTTAAGAATGATTTAGATGGTAACCTTAATGATGAGGGCTATGTACTATCTGAGAAGGTAAATATTTTTAAAGTAAGAAACAAAGATTTTTTATATGGAAAAGATTGGAAAACACCAGGACATTTGAAATTTGAAGAATTTAAAAATCTTATTAAAGCGGTTATTAATCAAGAAATTGATTTAGCATCACCAAAACTGGACAAAGATAGATTTGTGCATTCAAACTATAGATTTACATATTATGGTTCCCTTTTAAAAAAATTCTTTGAGAAATATTCCTATAAGCCAGGGAGTGAAAATGTAGATCTTAAAAATTATGTATTAGTTATCGACGAAATCAACCGAGCTAACGTTTCCTCAGTTTTAGGTGAACTCATTTACGCACTCGAATACCGTGGCGAAGAAGTTGAAAGTATGTATGAAGTAAACAATTCTCAGAAATTAATTCTTCCTCCTAACCTTTATATCATCGGTACAATGAACACAGCAGACAGAAGTGTTGGACACATTGATTATGCTATTAGAAGACGATTTGCGTTTGTAGATGTGTTGCCTAAAGAACTGGACGATGATAAAATTGTATTCCATAAAGATTGGTTTAAAAAAGTAAGTGAACTGTTTATTATTAATTACGATGAATATGTTTCTAATGAGAAAACACCCCTAAAACGAGGAAAAACACTTTCAGCAGAATTCAGACCAGAAGATGTTTGGATTGGTCACTCTTATTTTATCCAAAAGAAATTAGAAGATGGAAGCTTAGAACCAGATGATTTCCGTATTCGTATCGATTACGAGATTAAGCCAATCTTACTAGAATATGCAAAAGATGGAGTTCTCACAGGAAAGGTAGGTGAGATAACTGTAGAAGATTATATAAAATCTTTATAATGGGCATCTTATTAAAGGAACATATTGCATATAAATTAACATTAACGGATAATTTTAATCTTGTCGAGGAAAAAGATAAGAAAGATTTTATCTGGAATCATTCGTTAGATAAAATCAAACCTCGCAAATTCAAAACCGAACGTGGTAAAGATTATCATTGTTTTTCTTGCAAGATTTCCGAAAATGAAGTTGTTTTAAACAGCGATTATTTTGTAGGTTTAGATTGGTTGACCAAAGATCGATATCTTCACGTAGAGCCTAAACTTAATTTTTGTGTTGCCGAAACTTTCGAAGAGGCTATTAAAAATGAGAATGAAAATATTTCTGATGATGGAATAGAAAAATTTAATAAAAATACAGAACAGAAAGTAAAAAAAGAGGATTCGTTAAAGGAAGTCGATGTAATTGCTATGTTGATGAAAATTATGTCACACAGAGAAGTGGCAAAAGAAACCGATAAGTTACTGTTAATCGACTGGGAATCAACTGAAATTGAGATCGAACAAAAACAAGATTTACTTACCCCTTTTTTAGTAGTGAAATTTCTAAAACTTCTTCAAGATATTGCACGAAAAGGTTTGAAGAAGTCCTATTACAAAGTTCAGGAAAGCCTTCGTAGTAGAGTGAAGGGGAAAATCTTGATAGGGCAGCAAATAAAACAAAATGTTTTTAAAAACCGCTTAACCAATACTGTTTGTGAGTATGAGGTTTTCGGAGAAAATTCTGTTGAAAACCGCTTCCTGAAAAAAGTGTTTTTATTCTGTACACAGTATGTAGAGAATAACGAATACTATTTTAAAAATGTTAATGATATTTCTTGGATGATTAATTACATTCGTCCGACTTTTGAGCACATTAGCTCTGAAGTTGATATTCAGGAAATAAAATACTTAAAACACAATCCATTTTTCAAAGAATACAAAGAAGCCATCAAAATTGGACAACAGATTT
The sequence above is a segment of the Chryseobacterium turcicum genome. Coding sequences within it:
- a CDS encoding McrC family protein, which codes for MGILLKEHIAYKLTLTDNFNLVEEKDKKDFIWNHSLDKIKPRKFKTERGKDYHCFSCKISENEVVLNSDYFVGLDWLTKDRYLHVEPKLNFCVAETFEEAIKNENENISDDGIEKFNKNTEQKVKKEDSLKEVDVIAMLMKIMSHREVAKETDKLLLIDWESTEIEIEQKQDLLTPFLVVKFLKLLQDIARKGLKKSYYKVQESLRSRVKGKILIGQQIKQNVFKNRLTNTVCEYEVFGENSVENRFLKKVFLFCTQYVENNEYYFKNVNDISWMINYIRPTFEHISSEVDIQEIKYLKHNPFFKEYKEAIKIGQQILKRFSYNITRTTSEKISTPPFWIDMPKMFELYVYSKFLEENPSLSASHFNYQFSTHGNSLDFLICTEYTKIVVDTKYKLKYNYSQIHQDIRQVAGYARLNKVREKLKYSDNEEIPCLIIYPKPIENNENDNERLRIENLLITEIGAYHKVFKLGISLPIF
- a CDS encoding AAA family ATPase; translated protein: MIYSKFKEVKNDLINYVDNNQLKFISSTTVGLKYLWLTDLEGYFDDSIVHFEVIIEKGIISVDVHFENKHYNQELFNLLKQNLPANISVKKWQGKAITHNRKFDISTDIEVVDIIKCLTELYEFTYPLLINRLKEIFQQLKDHIDMEDKIKLLQYKKQIILQGPPGTGKTREAKLIANKILLNELNRNSYFGNNLVKDETVFSIAKNAKYTVKNISENNIELEGKDIQDKKITKSKIIDFVKAQNWDAVSNGNDRGAQAVAYHLYQKFLENQFKIIQFHPSYTYDDFVRGIVAKPDEEGNGLVYDAENKILAKFAKEALINFYRSSDHTNSNSIDIWIDKSFEDFKNDLDGNLNDEGYVLSEKVNIFKVRNKDFLYGKDWKTPGHLKFEEFKNLIKAVINQEIDLASPKLDKDRFVHSNYRFTYYGSLLKKFFEKYSYKPGSENVDLKNYVLVIDEINRANVSSVLGELIYALEYRGEEVESMYEVNNSQKLILPPNLYIIGTMNTADRSVGHIDYAIRRRFAFVDVLPKELDDDKIVFHKDWFKKVSELFIINYDEYVSNEKTPLKRGKTLSAEFRPEDVWIGHSYFIQKKLEDGSLEPDDFRIRIDYEIKPILLEYAKDGVLTGKVGEITVEDYIKSL